The Penaeus vannamei isolate JL-2024 chromosome 39, ASM4276789v1, whole genome shotgun sequence genome includes the window TGCATCAGTTTTGCACATTCTATATCTAGCAAACTTGTCCTGCGACAGTCGTCTTTCTTTCGTACGTTGCATAAATTTAGTCTTTGAATGTCCATTTGCTGTAAAGAAAAAACTCTTGCATGACTTAGCTCCCTAGTTATGCCGCTTCAAGGTCTGCGTATTGAAAGTGACATATATTACAGCCTGTAACAAAAATTTTCATATTACCTGTCCAGGGTTATGACCTCCAAACAATACATACTGTTGCTACTCATGGGGAATCATATAAaaactttattatatatatgtattgtatttcaTGTAGAAATATCACAAGTTTCTGGAACCAGTACCccgaaaatatggaagaaaatgtTATTTCTTGTCTCCAAGCACTTAATATTTATTAGTAaaaaatgattatacaatgaaatatgtTTGCTAGGGACTATTATGTATCCCCCACACAGGGTCTGTCACAGTTCaaacctatatatacaaacacatgcatgtttttatataaataaatgtacatagtATGTCTGTCTCCACATATACATTCAGACAGatgcaaatatgtatagatataattattatctgCATTGACCTTTCTGTAATTTTTGCAATACGTTTCTATTCAATTATCTTGTCTGTAATGGACGTTCATATAATCAAGCAATCTTGTATTGGTTGCATAATTTTTAACTGATTCAGTGATCTATTCCATAATCATAACATAATGTGGATAGTATTCCTGCTTATCATACTTTACAAATATGTTAGGTTGTGACTCATTATCCACAGTTGTGTCAAAGAGCTCGTTTGTTGCCGGGTTCAAAGGAGGCCTCTCTAAATCTTTAGCACCAACTGTTATGGTTCCTACTAAAACCTTAGCAACAAACAAGTATCTCAGCCTATTCGAGTCAGGCCTGCAGTAACGGTAACAAAAGGTAATATCATTACCAAAATAAGAACCCTTTCCCCAGATGTGCCCTGTGCTTTTGCCATGCAGCCGGAAGTCAAAGTTCTCTTTACAGATATTTCTCACGATGTCAGGGTTAGTGCCGTGAAACAGGTCTGTCATTTTCACACTGGCTTCATCTCCATACTGGGTGATCATATCCTCCTTCCTAAGCTGAAAAGCCTTCCATAAGTATGGATTCTGATTTCGCTGAATTTTTTTGACTTTAGCCTTGTAAGTGTCGTCTTTCAAAAGGGTGATGACTTTATTATACTCATCAGATTTTGGGTCTAAATCCACAAGACGCATGCGTTCCTTGGGTTGCATGGCTTCCCAATCGCTTGGTAACAAATCTTGATTTGGAGAATCTGTTAAGAAAGGTGGATCTGAAGTATCCTGCAGATGTCCTAGAGGACGCCTTGATATTTCACGCCTTTTGTTGGTGATTACATTTACTTGGCACATTCTCTGGAAGTCAAGGACGTAGTTGAACTTTTGGCTTCTTAAACTGAAAGGGGTGCTAGGTTTAGCCAAATAGTGTTTTTCTATGTTTTCTGAGGTAGCTTTGTTGCATTGTCCTTGTTCTTCACTATTGTCATAGGAAATCCACTTATCATTATCGTCCCTGAAATACCAACAAAAAGTATTTGCTTTCACATTCGCGCTGTCAGTCTTCTCTGAGCACAGCCTGCGAAGATGAAGTTGAACATTGTGATTGGAATTCTTAAGAGTCATTGATTGAAAGTCTGACGTCCATTCATCTCGGGAAAGGATTTTCACGGCGTCTATATGGACTGATTGAAGACCAACCCCTTTCAGCCTAGGTAGAGTAACACCATCTTGAGAGACATCGCAGTAGGACTTTTCCAAACACAAGACAAGCTTAGGAGGCAGGTTGAACCACTTGCTGTTGTCTTTGCTAATCTGCCAGTAGAAATGTTGAAACGAATGAAGTTTCTCACAGCCTTCATCTTGTCTAGGACATGAGCTTTCAACAGAATTGTAGCAGATTTCTGGGATCTCTACGTCTCCGTTAGAATCTGTGGACCATACAGTctggttttgctttttcttcttgattGGAGAAGGCTTCTTCCGTTTACTTCTTCCACAGAAATGATCAGCATCAGAGTCATCATCTCCATTAAGAGAATAAGCATCAGATTCACTAGTCTCGAGAAACGCCCGATTTGGAGAGCTGTGTCTTGTTCTCTGATCTCCACTTCCCTTTTGGGAATTGCTGGTACTCTTCGGAAGACTTTTGGAGAGCACTCTTAGCAAAGTATCATCCCCGAGTCGGTCAAGGAAGAGGTTCCCAAGAACTTTCTTGTTATGTCCTGTTGCTAACTTGTGACCCAAATTACAGACTTTGTACTTGCAAATCCCTTTTAGGAAATTTTGACAGATGTGCAATCCGACGCAATATATCCTATTCTCGCATCCGTTGCTACTCGAATGTTCAGCGCATAGTTTTAACCTAAGCTTAAGGCAAAACCTATCGCTCTTGATGTGGAAAATATTTCCGTGGTTATTTAATACCGTTTGTACATCATCCGGATTTACATTCCTCTCTCTTATCACCTGCAACATGCTGCTCTCGAAGTCTTCTTCCCGTGCTAAAATCTCTACCAAATCATACGCATGTAGCTCCTTACCACATTTATCTGAAGAAAATGCGAAAATTAAAACGTTAATCATGTGTTTTGCATGATGGAATAATTGATTCTCGTGTATCTCAAAATTTACCAGTGAACACTTTCCTTGAAACTGAATttgaaaaggatgaaaaggaaacagaTCTCACCCGAGTATCTTTTCTTGTGAGCATTTTTCGGCTGACCATCGGGAGGGAAGGTGCGCCCCGCATATCGGTCTCTGCACACCTGGCCGGCGCTGTTCAGCCAGATGTCCTGAGAAGTCGAGGAAAGTGTAGGCAAAGACGAAATTTATGTAAATAGACATTTAACagagcatgtacacacacacacacacacacacacacacacacacacacacacacacacatatatatatatatatatata containing:
- the LOC113806668 gene encoding uncharacterized protein (The sequence of the model RefSeq protein was modified relative to this genomic sequence to represent the inferred CDS: added 727 bases not found in genome assembly), coding for MTTKKKLKGTKQNVKNTKHMPQEPQSEHSDDQSDQSKESDIDSSSDGSDGEEEQSSEESDDEEDDQSSEGSDSEEDDHLSEETDEDQSSEGSEDDEEEDQSSEGSEDDEEEDQSSEGSEDDEEEDQSSEGSEDDEEEDQSSEGSDSEEDEQTTDEEESDPNREQDSESEDEDGDGESSEDSSSEPEQQGPKERQSQRSGQRLRQNPKESRRKNNQTQQHKRSSSKHQKSKRKTPCPANPAKLGKRYDIPKQKGTPPQSTKEAKKPPTPKTSRDARGEKVKAKRAGKPDRKEERTTKKPKSEAECEKAESPDSDTKKAGQREKKDRAKTVRGHGYRGTDTYHKRRSQENRRNKLEKQESFRTCPDDQERHSTQQDHGERTPARREEPRFSPVRDGLHQGRNPQKGARRENKTKDIWLNSAGQVCRDRYAGRTFPPDGQPKNAHKKRYSDKCGKELHAYDLVEILAREEDFESSMLQVIRERNVNPDDVQTVLNNHGNIFHIKSDRFCLKLRLKLCAEHSSSNGCENRIYCVGLHICQNFLKGICKYKVCNLGHKLATGHNKKVLGNLFLDRLGDDTLLRVLSKSLPKSTSNSQKGSGDQRTRHSSPNRAFLETSESDAYSLNGDDDSDADHFCGRSKRKKPSPIKKKKQNQTVWSTDSNGDVEIPEICYNSVESSCPRQDEGCEKLHSFQHFYWQISKDNSKWFNLPPKLVLCLEKSYCDVSQDGVTLPRLKGVGLQSVHIDAVKILSRDEWTSDFQSMTLKNSNHNVQLHLRRLCSEKTDSANVKANTFCWYFRDDNDKWISYDNSEEQGQCNKATSENIEKHYLAKPSTPFSLRSQKFNYVLDFQRMCQVNVITNKRREISRRPLGHLQDTSDPPFLTDSPNQDLLPSDWEAMQPKERMRLVDLDPKSDEYNKVITLLKDDTYKAKVKKIQRNQNPYLWKAFQLRKEDMITQYGDEASVKMTDLFHGTNPDIVRNICKENFDFRLHGKSTGHIWGKGSYFGNDITFCYRYCRPDSNRLRYLFVAKVLVGTITVGAKDLERPPLNPATNELFDTTVDNESQPNIFVKYDKQEYYPHYVMIME